DNA sequence from the Amycolatopsis sp. Hca4 genome:
ACCTGCAGCTGGGCTGGGCGTCGGCGTCGATGTCCCAGGTGACGAGCTGGCTGGCGTGAAAGGGACGACTGTGACCACACTCCTCGACGGAATCACCTCGGCGAAGGTGCCGACCGACCGGCTGACCACGCACGTGCTGGAGGTGGCCGGCCGCGAGCACGGCGAGCCGGTCGTGTTCGTCCACGGCAACGTCTCGTCCTCCGCCTTCTGGCAGGAGTCGATGCTCGACCTGCCGCCGCGGTACCGCCCGATCGCAGTGGACCTGCGCGGCTTCGGCGGCACCGATCCGTTGCCGGTGGACGCGACGCGGGGCGTGCGCGACTACGCCGACGACGTGGCCGCCACGCTGGCCGCGCTGGGCATCGACGCCGCGCACCTGGTCGGCTGGAGCATGGGCGGCGGCGTGGTCCTGCAGCTGCTGCGCGAGCACACCGCACTCGCGCGCACCGTGACGCTGGTCAACCCGGTCTCGCCCTACGGCTTCGGCGGCACCAAAGGCGCGGACGGCGAGCTGGTCGACGCGGCGGGCACGGGCTCGGGCGGCGGCGGAGCCAACCCCGACTTCGTTGCCCGGCTCAAGGACGGCGACACCTCGGACGAGTCGCCGTTCTCCCCGCGACAGGTGCTGCTGGCCTTCTACGTCAAACCACCGTTCCGCCCCGCCCACCTCGACGACCTCGTCGAGTCGATGCTCACCACCCGGGTCGGCGACGACCACTACCCCGGCGACTCCACCACGACCGACGCGTGGCCGGGCGTCGCGCCGGGCACCCGGGGCGTGCTCAACACCCTGGCACCCGGCAACTTCCGCCTCGACGACCTCGACGCGATCGAGCCCAAGCCCCCGATCCTCTGGGTGCGGGGAGCCGACGACCAGATCGTGTCCGACACCTCCCTGTTCGACCTCGCCCACCTCGGCCGGCTCGGCGCGGTGCCCGGCTGGCCGGGCGAGGCCACCCACCCCGCGCAACCGATGGTCACCCAGACCAGAGCGGTCCTCGACCGGTACGCCGCGTCGGGCGGCGACTACCGCGAGGTGGTCATCGCCGACACCGGGCACAGCCCGCACATCGAGAAACCGAAGGAGTTCTCAGCGGCACTGCTCGAGGGGCTGGCCAAGGTCTGATCCGACACCGCCATCCGCGGCCTCGGCGGGATCACGATCGGTCCACGGGCTGTCGCAAGCGCGGCGCCATTACCGACCTTCTGGCTTCCTCACCCGCGTGCTGCTCACATCGGCCTCGTCGAATAGGTCGTCATACGCGGCTTGCGCCGCTGATATGGGTTGTCGCCAGGGCACTTTCGCGCCACTCCGGTGCCCCTACCCGAAGCGGTCAGGGAGTCCTGACGCCGCATCGAGCAACGGCGGACCGCGGAGTTGACGGCGAAGCGGCGGTTCGGGTGGAACCACGGCCGCCCTTGCGCCGACCACCTCGCCGCGTT
Encoded proteins:
- a CDS encoding alpha/beta fold hydrolase, which encodes MTTLLDGITSAKVPTDRLTTHVLEVAGREHGEPVVFVHGNVSSSAFWQESMLDLPPRYRPIAVDLRGFGGTDPLPVDATRGVRDYADDVAATLAALGIDAAHLVGWSMGGGVVLQLLREHTALARTVTLVNPVSPYGFGGTKGADGELVDAAGTGSGGGGANPDFVARLKDGDTSDESPFSPRQVLLAFYVKPPFRPAHLDDLVESMLTTRVGDDHYPGDSTTTDAWPGVAPGTRGVLNTLAPGNFRLDDLDAIEPKPPILWVRGADDQIVSDTSLFDLAHLGRLGAVPGWPGEATHPAQPMVTQTRAVLDRYAASGGDYREVVIADTGHSPHIEKPKEFSAALLEGLAKV